One part of the Streptomyces lienomycini genome encodes these proteins:
- the cysC gene encoding adenylyl-sulfate kinase, which translates to MTTTTRATPTGPTGTGPSRSRENHVTTGATVWLTGLPSAGKTTIARELADRLREEGRRVELLDGDEIREFLSAGLGFDRADRHTNVQRIGFVAELLARNGVTALVPVIAPYADSRDAVRERHGANGTAYVEVHVATPVEVCSVRDVKGLYAKQAAGELTGLTGVDDPYEEPVKPDLRIESQDQTVQESAAAVHALLTERGLA; encoded by the coding sequence ATGACGACCACCACCCGAGCGACGCCCACCGGGCCGACCGGCACCGGGCCATCGAGATCCAGGGAGAACCACGTGACGACCGGAGCCACCGTCTGGCTCACGGGGCTGCCCAGCGCCGGCAAGACCACCATCGCCCGCGAGCTGGCCGACCGCCTGCGTGAGGAGGGCCGGCGCGTCGAGCTGCTCGACGGCGACGAGATCCGCGAGTTCCTCTCCGCGGGCCTCGGCTTCGACCGTGCGGACCGGCACACCAACGTGCAGCGCATCGGCTTCGTCGCCGAACTGCTCGCCCGCAACGGCGTCACGGCGCTGGTCCCGGTGATCGCGCCGTACGCGGACAGCCGCGACGCGGTCCGCGAACGCCACGGGGCGAACGGCACGGCGTACGTCGAGGTGCACGTCGCCACGCCCGTCGAGGTCTGCTCGGTACGCGACGTGAAGGGCCTGTACGCCAAGCAGGCCGCGGGTGAGCTGACGGGACTCACCGGGGTGGACGACCCCTACGAGGAGCCCGTGAAGCCCGACCTGCGCATCGAGTCGCAGGACCAGACCGTCCAGGAGTCCGCCGCGGCGGTCCACGCCCTGCTCACCGAAAGGGGACTGGCATGA